The genomic region CTTTACTCGCGCCACCACCTCCGAGCGGGGCTCTTCCGAACCTGGCACCTGCGGGTTCTGTCCATGGATTTGGTCGCACTCCTCTTGCTCTGGGCGTTGCCGCTATCAGAAGGTGTGGCCGCGCTCCTCGCCGCCCTCGCCGGACGCACGATCCTCACGGCTTGGAAGCGTCGTGAAAACGTGCCCGGCCCGCGGCCCCTTACCCCCCTCCGGCTCGTCAGGGTCGCAGTGCTCATCGTGCTGGCGGACATCGCGGCGTGGTTCGGGGTCTTTCATGCCGCCTTCGGCTGGCGAAGGGCGCCGTGAGCCTCGACAGCCTCTACATCGCATACTGGAGCCTGCGAGATCCCCTTTGCCAGAGCCAGGTGTTGCCTATCCTCCGCGGGCTCGCCGCCGATGGCTACCGGATGGGGCTCATGACCTTCGAGAACCCGCGTTGGGCGATGCCGCCGGAAGAGCAGCAAGCAGTGAGCGCCGAGCTCCGCGGTCAGAGAATCGAATGGCTCCCGCGACAATACCATTCGCAGCCTCCGACCTTCTCCACAATCCGTGACATTCTCGGGGGCGCCATCCGGGCGCGGAAAGAGCGGCCGCGACTCGTCCATGGCCGAGGTTCCGTAGCTGCCGCGGTCGCCTATATGGCCACCCGCGGATCGGGCGCTCTTTTTTTCAACGATGCCGACGGGCCACTCTCGAAGGAGTATGTGGAAGCCGGAATCTGGAAGGCGGGCTCTCCCGTCGCGAAAATGGTGGCCCGCGCGGAGGATCTCTTTCTCGACGCGGCCGATGCGAACGCGGTCCTGACATCCGTGCGTGCGACAGAAGTCGCGCGTCGGTCCCGGGCCGAACCAACCGTCCTGCCCTGCGCCGTGGAGAGCGAGTTGTTCCGCCCGCGCCCAGTTGAAGCAGAGAAGATTCGACGGGAACTCTCGTTGGCGGGCACGGTCTTCATATACGCGGGAAAGGTCGGAGGTTGGTATCTCGTCGAACCTATGATGGATTTTGTGGCCGCTTACCAAGGCCTGGGGGAGGCGACCACTCTGCTCGTCCTGACGACCGGGCCGGGGGAGCCCTTCCAGCGCACCGCCGCCACCCGCAACGTCGTTTGTCGAGTGCGTAGTGCCACCCGAGAAGAAGTGCCGGCATATCTGTCTGCAGCCAATGTCGGTCTGAGCTTTCGGTTGGCGACGCCCTCGCAGCGCGCTGCGTCCCCCGTGAAAAACGGAGAGTATCTCGCTTGCGGACTGCCCGTGGTCTCGACCGCAGGAGTCGGTGATTACAGCAATTTGATTGCCGCCCAGGGTGTGGGTGTCGTGGTCGAGTCTCTATCGCCGGAAGAGCTTCGCCGGTACGCATCCAACCTTCGTGACCTTCTCTTCGGGGACCCAACCTTGGCCCGCCGTTGTCGAGAGGCCGCCCTCGCGCACGCCGGGTTGAAGGAGGTCGTCCTCCCGCGATACCGGGCGCTCTACAGTCGCCTGCTGGGGTCAGGAGCGCGAGTCTGATGAAGCCTCAGCCGTTTCGCGTTCGTTGTTCTTGAGAGCTCGCCCGGGCCTCGGCCCGCGATGCCGGCCGTATTGAAAAGCGCGTCGGCCACCAGAGGGCAGCCGGGCGAGGCGGGGGCGTGCCTCCCAGGCCCCAGATGTCGCGTTCGATGACTCGAAATGCGAGCGCGTGCTCCACGACGTGGGTGTCGACGAGGGAATCGTTCAACCAAAACGAAATCGTGTAGTGGCCCGGTACCAGGGGCACCCGGCCAAGTTCGCAATGGATGGTACCCGCGGAGGCGGGAGCCGAGAGCGGCTCGGCGGTTGGCTGATAGCGGTTGTTCGCGTGCAGCACCTCGACGCCAGTCGAAGAGTTGATACCAAAGCCGAAGCGAGGATTCGCCACCGGAGTTGTTGCCTCGAATTCCACGACCAGGCCGAGGCTACCCCCCAGCGGGCAAAGGTCTGACGCGATGCCATCGATTTCCAGTCTGGCCTCGGTCATCCAGAAGCTCGTGCTGGGGGGTCGCTCGAATCCTATCCTGCCGCCAAGGCTGACTTCCCGATGTGCACCGAGGTAAGCCTCGACGCATCGTTCAACGTCGCCCTCGGCAACCAGCCGTCCTTCACTGAGGACGATTGCGCGGTCGCAGAGCGCCCTAACCGCCTGAAGGTTGTGACTCACGAAGAGAACCGTTCGGTCGCTCTTTCCCGCGACCTCCTTCATCTTGCCCAGGCAGCGTGCTTGGAATTCAGCATCCCCGACAGCCAAGACCTCGTCCACGATGAGGATCTCGGGGTCCATATAGGCAGCGACGGCGAAGCCTAGCCGTACAAACATCCCGGAGGAATAGTGCTTGACCGGGGTGTCGAGGAATCGCTCTACCCCCGAGAAGGCGATGATCTCCGGAAATCGTCGATCTATTTCCGCCCTCGTCATCCCGAGAATGCAGCCGTTCAAGTAAACGTTTTCCCTTCCCGTAAGCTCAGGATGAAACCCGGTACCCACTTCCAGAAGGCTCCCGACCCGGCCCCATACCCTCGCCTCGCCGGAGGTCGGTTCCATGATTCCGGAGAGAAGCTTGAGCAGCGTGCTCTTGCCGGCCCCATTCGGACCGATGACGCCCAGGACTTCTCCCCGGTGCACTTCAAAGGACACGTCGGACAGGGCGTAGAGGGTCTCTTGATTGCTAGAGCTCCTTTGCCGGAACAACTGGGCCACTGCCTCGCCAAGCGTCGTAGCCCTCTCGGCCCTGTGACTGATGACGTAAGACTTCGAGACTCCCGAAACCGCTACCGCTGGCCGCTCAGATGACATCTGCGAATCGTCGCTCTGCTCTCGCGAAAAACAGCCAGCCGGCGACGAAGAGGGTCGCGCTGACGAAGAACGCCAGGAACACTAATCCGTCGGCTTCGGTGCGACGCCCGAGGGTCGAATCACGCAACCCATCGACCATGACCGCTAGCGGATTCAAGCGATACATGACGCGTGCCCTCTCCGGGACCACCTCCATCGGATATGCGACGGGGCTCATGAAGAGCAGGATCTGAAGGGCGAACGGCAGAAGGTGTTGGACATCTCTATAGGTGACAGCAAGACTCGAGAGAAAGAAACCGAGCCCAAGGGAAAGGCCGAGTAGACCAACAAGCCACAGGGGTACGAACAACATCGTGAGCGTCGGCCGGAGTCCACTCACAAAGAGAAGGGGCACCAACGCCAGGAGCGAGACAACAAAATCCACGATTGGCGCTATTGCCGTGGACAGCGGAACCACGAGACGCGGGAAGGAGACTTTCGTTATCAGCTGAGGCTGATTGACTAGGCAGGTGGTTGCCCTGGTCAGGGTCACGCTGAAGATCGACCAACCCACGAGTCCGGTGAAAGCCACCAGAAAATACGGCGCACCTCCACCCTTGAGCCCGGCTAAACGTCCGAAAACAAGGGCTATAGCGGCCGCACCCAGCAGCGGCTGCAGGATCACCCAAGCCGTACCGAGAACGGTCTGCCGGTATCTGAGCTTCAGTTCGCGGAACCCTAACAGAAGAAGGAGGTCGCGATAACGCCAGATCTCTTGGAGGTTGATCATGCGCCAGCCTTCACGCCGGCGAATGACCATGGGCGTTTCCTGCCAAGCCATGGGACATTCTACAGCCATCGCGGATGGTTGACGGCGAACGCGAAGTGAGCGAAGGAGCTAGAGTCGGCGCGGTAGCCTAGGGGTTGCCTGTCACACCAGCCCGAATCTCATTGGAGATCGAAAAGGCGTTCTCACCGATGACAACGAAATCGCGGTTTCGACTCGAGTGCCAGCGGAGGAAGTTGCGACTCATTGCCTCCTTGGGAAACATCCAGTCGTGGAACTCTATGACGATAACTGGAAACAGATCGAAAGCGGGGTCCTCCTCCGAGAAGAGGTCCTTCTCCGCGCCTTCCACGTCGATCTTCAGTATGAACGGATTGCCGCGATGCTCTCGCAGCAATCCCGATACCGTCACAGCGGGCACGGTGTTGCCGGCCGTGGTGGGCTGGGCTAGTGATGTCCGGTAAGCCCACTCACCCAGCCCGGGATCACTGACCACAAGCGCTCCCGGCCTGGAAGCAACGCCGGCTTTGATGGGCAGGACGGCGGACAACGAGGACGCATTGCGCTCGAGAAGGACGAAATTCCCTTCCTCTGGCTCGATGGCCAATACCCGGCACCTTGGAAAATCCAGCGCGAACCAGGCCGACGTTGCGCCGATGTTCGCCCCACAGTCGATGATCAGGGGATCGGGGCAGGACTTGTAGAACGCCCGAATCTCAACGTCCCGCTGGAGGTGCCCGAGCCAATATTCCCTTCGCTGGAACACCTGCTCGATGACGCCCAGATCCGCCCGCGTGTGTCGATGGAAAAAGGGGACCTGCGAATTCAAGATCAGCTTTCCCCTTCCGCCACCGGTTATGGCCACCGAGCACTCACTCCCTTCCTTTGGTGCGACGTCTCCCCGGCGAACGGTCAGAAGGCGAAGTAGGGCGGGCGGCAGAATATCTCTGAGGAGGGCCTTAGCGGTCGCGAGCACTCAAGCTCCGCCGCCACGATGGGAGGGGGCAAAGAAACCTGAGGAAGCGCGTCGATGTGTCACGGGCGACTGGTTTCGAGAGGTGCCCATAGAGCAAATCGGTGCAGTCATTGGACCCGGGACGCGGCGAGGGCGTGCGCTTAGCAAGATGGGCTCTCGGTGGTTTGCCCATTCAAGAACTGCCGGCTCCTATGCCCTCCCCGGACCCCGTGCTCGCGTAACGGCGCTCGAGCTTGGCACAGGTTACCTAGAGTCACCATGAGGGTCAATCCATTGGTATCGCGGGTTGCCCTGAAGATCTCGCCGCCTAGGATCGGCTCTCGTGATCAATCCTGCCAAAGGGCGGTGCCCCACGAAGCATGACCTCGAGGTTCCGACTCCGGCCCGCCCTTGTTTTCAGTCGGCTCTACAGAGGTTGGTGGAAGAGACGGCGATTCGGCTTTCTTCCTCCTCAGGTCCATGCCAACATGCTCCGCGGTGGCTAGGAGCCTAGAACAACTACGCCGGCGAGGGCGTTTCGTAACATCCGGCCACCGCCCCGCGCATGGCCCTCCTCTCGCAGCCCGCGGCGCGGGCCTCGCGACGACCCTGAAGGGCGTGTCCCTCGCTCCCCTCGGCCAGGATCGGCTTCCTGTCGCATCGGCTGGGTACCGCGCGCTCATGGGAGGCCCGGTCGACCGGTACGAGTGGGCGCGGTACCGCTGCCCTAGAGAGCCTGCCCCTGGATCGACAAACGGGGCCAGTCCTTGAACGC from Vicinamibacteria bacterium harbors:
- a CDS encoding ABC transporter ATP-binding protein, coding for MAQLFRQRSSSNQETLYALSDVSFEVHRGEVLGVIGPNGAGKSTLLKLLSGIMEPTSGEARVWGRVGSLLEVGTGFHPELTGRENVYLNGCILGMTRAEIDRRFPEIIAFSGVERFLDTPVKHYSSGMFVRLGFAVAAYMDPEILIVDEVLAVGDAEFQARCLGKMKEVAGKSDRTVLFVSHNLQAVRALCDRAIVLSEGRLVAEGDVERCVEAYLGAHREVSLGGRIGFERPPSTSFWMTEARLEIDGIASDLCPLGGSLGLVVEFEATTPVANPRFGFGINSSTGVEVLHANNRYQPTAEPLSAPASAGTIHCELGRVPLVPGHYTISFWLNDSLVDTHVVEHALAFRVIERDIWGLGGTPPPRPAALWWPTRFSIRPASRAEARASSQEQRTRNG
- a CDS encoding ABC transporter permease codes for the protein MAWQETPMVIRRREGWRMINLQEIWRYRDLLLLLGFRELKLRYRQTVLGTAWVILQPLLGAAAIALVFGRLAGLKGGGAPYFLVAFTGLVGWSIFSVTLTRATTCLVNQPQLITKVSFPRLVVPLSTAIAPIVDFVVSLLALVPLLFVSGLRPTLTMLFVPLWLVGLLGLSLGLGFFLSSLAVTYRDVQHLLPFALQILLFMSPVAYPMEVVPERARVMYRLNPLAVMVDGLRDSTLGRRTEADGLVFLAFFVSATLFVAGWLFFARAERRFADVI
- a CDS encoding FkbM family methyltransferase, which gives rise to MLATAKALLRDILPPALLRLLTVRRGDVAPKEGSECSVAITGGGRGKLILNSQVPFFHRHTRADLGVIEQVFQRREYWLGHLQRDVEIRAFYKSCPDPLIIDCGANIGATSAWFALDFPRCRVLAIEPEEGNFVLLERNASSLSAVLPIKAGVASRPGALVVSDPGLGEWAYRTSLAQPTTAGNTVPAVTVSGLLREHRGNPFILKIDVEGAEKDLFSEEDPAFDLFPVIVIEFHDWMFPKEAMSRNFLRWHSSRNRDFVVIGENAFSISNEIRAGVTGNP